AGATATCACGGACTTAGAGGCTATTGCCCAGGAATTAGAAGCCACAAAAAAGCTTAATAAGGAATTGGAAGCAATTTTTAGTTCTTCCTACGACGAAATTTATGTTACTGACGGGGAAGGTTACACTCTTAGGGTGAACAAAGCTGGTGAGCGTTTGTATGGAATGAAAGCTGAAGAATTAGTTGGCAAACATGTTTCGAAATTAGAGAAGCTAGGATTGTTTTCACCAAGTATCACTCCTCTGGTTCTAAACTCCAAAAAGCGAACCACCTTAATCCAAACGACCAAAAGCGGCCAGAAAATCATTGTTACTGCAAACCCGGTTTTTGATGAAAAAGGACAAATTATTCGAGTCGTTACCAATTCGCGGGACATTACAGAACTAAGCAATTTACGTCAACGCTTAGAAGATACAGAAAAACTAATGGATAATTATCGCCTTGAGATAGCGAAGTTACGCAAGGAGAGGATAAAGACTGCCGAAATTATCAACCAAAGTGTCACCATGCAAAAAATCATTGAACTTACCGAAAAGGTCGCAACCGTTGATTCAACCGTTTTAATAGAAGGGGAGTCAGGTGTTGGCAAAGGAGTGGTGGCTTTAAAAATACACCAAATGAGTAAACGTTGTAATTTTCCATTTATTACGATCAACTGCGGTGCTATTCCGGAGAATCTGATGGAATCGGAATTGTTTGGATATGAAGGAGGTTCTTTTACTGGGGCAAAAAAAGAAGGTAAGAAGGGTCTTTTTGAAACCGCTGGAGGTGGAACCGTTTTTTTGGATGAAATCAGTGAACTGCCTCTTAATCTTCAAGTGAAGTTATTACATGTCATCCAAGACAGAAGACTAAGAAGGGTTGGAGGAAGTGACTATATCGATATCGATGCCCGAATCATTGCTGCTACAAATCGCAATATTCCCCGACAGGTTAAAGAACGAAAGTTTCGGGAGGATCTTTATTATCGCTTAAATGTGATTCCCGTTGTCGTACCGCCAGTTAGGCAGCGTAAAGAGGATATCCCAATTCTCATTGAGCATTTTCTAAAGGCGTTCTTCCAAAAATATGAGGTACATAAAATGATTGTTCCTGAGACGATGGATCTGTTGCTTAATTACAATTGGCCGGGTAATGTCCGTGAAATTGAGAACTTGGTTGAGAGATTGGTAGTAACCGTAGATGGTTTGGAGATTTTACCGGTTCATTTACCGGAATATATTGTACATACCGATGGGAGTTCCGAAAAGGTTTTCGTGATGGATATTTGTCCTCTGAAAAATGCCACCGAAGAAATGGAACGACAACTATTAAACAAGGCCTTACTCAAATTTCACAATACCTATAGAATGGCAGATGCTCTTGAGATTAACCAATCAACGGTAGTAAGAAAAATGCAGCGTTACGGTATTATTAAGGAATAAGTTTACATGTTTTTAGAAAAATCAGCCAGCACATTCTAATTACCCTTGATTTAGGTATTTTTCTAAAGGTTGTCTTGAGAAGTACCTTTGTTTATACATAGCTCGAAAAGGAAGGAGTTGAGATAAGATAAGTACGGTATGAAACCTAAGAACCGGTAAACGCAACAACTCACATATTGCTAAGACTTTTGAGGAGGAGAAACTATGTTTAAAAAGTTCTCGATTAAACATGTTTTAGCGTTAGTTATGACGGTAGGCCTTATTGGAACATCCGCCGGTTGCGGCAGTGCTCCATCGGGCGGAACCGCAAGCTCGGATGCTCGAGATTATTTTAAGGTAGGGGTTATTACCTCGTTGTCTGGTGCTGAAGTTGAGGGTGGGAATCTTACGAAATATGGATATGATCTTTGGGCTGATACTGTGAACCAAAAAGGCGGTATTAAAGTTGGGGATAAGAGCTACCAGGTTAAGCTAGTTTATGCTGATGACCAAAGTGATCCTTCTGCAGGAGCCAATGCTGCGGAAAGAATGATCACATCCGAGAAAGTGGATTTCATTCTTGGACCGTATACCAGCGGTGTTACAAAGGCTGTGGCTCCAATTCTCGATAAATACAAAGTTCCAATGATTACAGGGTCTGCAGAATCGCCCTCAATATGGACACAGAAATTTGCTTATACGTTTGGTACAATTCCCGCAGCAGATTTAACAGCCATTTCGCCTTTAGAGACTCTATCTAAAGTACCCAATCCGCCAAAAACAATTGCTATCCTCGGTGTTAATGACGCTTTTTCAAAAGCAGTAGCAGAGGCATTTAAAGCAAGTGCTGAGAAAAATGGAATGACTGTTGTTAAGTATGATATTGTTCCGGCAGGTACAGACTTTACGCCGTTAATAAGCGCTTGGAAACAACTTAACCCCGATGTAGTTGCCGTAGGTGGCCATGAAACTGAACATATGCAGATTATCAAAGGAGCAAAGTCGTTAGGGTTGATGCCCAAAGCTTTCGTTATGCACTATGGTATTACGAATCCGGATTTTACCAAGAATCTTGGAAAAGATGCCGATTATGTATTTGGTGCCGCTCCTTGGACACCTAGTTTACAACTCCAAGATAACTTGTTTGGTACAGTTCAAGATTATGTAAAAGCCTATCAAGCAAAATATAATGCTGTTCCCGATTATACTGCAGCAGGTTGTTCAACTACCGGCGAATCCTTTATGGCAGCATTAGCTGAGATCGGAGCAAAGCCCCCTCTCTCTGATCAGCAAAGAGAACAACTGGCCAAGGCACTTGAAAAGACCGAAGTTAATACTGTTTTTGGGACCATTAAATTCGCAACTGAGGGAAACTGGTACCATGATAATGTGGGTCAAAAAGCTATGGTTGTTCAAATGGTTAATGGTGAACAAGTTGTTGTCGGCCCGGAGAATATGAAAGTCAAAGATCCTATTTATCCAGTTCCAGCTCTCAATGCTCGTTAAATCATACTAATGAATGATTATAAGGAAACTTGGCTTCAGGTTTCCTTATAATCCCAAGGGGGATTTTCATATGGAATTGCTAATGCAAACCTTGGTCAATGGTATCCTAATTGGTGGAATTTTTATTGCAGTTGCAGTAGGATTTTCTATTGCCTATGGAGTCATGGATATTGTCGATTTTGCCGTAGGAGAATGGATAATGTTAGGGGCTTTTAGTGCCTTTTGGATTAATCATTATACGCATTATGATCCCTTGATGCTCATACCGGCGATTGCCTTGTTTTTTGCTTTAATCGGTTATCTTTTTCAGCCTGTCATTCAAAAAGTTGTAAATATCAAACACAGAAGTGCGGCTCTCATGGGCTTGGCGTTCACCTTTGGTTTATCCACCTTATTCAGAGGTTCCGCTTTAACGTTATGGGGGTTTAACAACCGTAATCTCGTGACTGTGTTATCTGAAAAGAATATGTCAATATTCGGGATAACCGTCCCGGCTATAAGAGCAGGAGCTACATTATTTTCGATTTTGATGACAGTAGCTTTTGCCTTCTTTCTTTATCGTACCAAGACAGGGATTACGATTCGAGCAGCAGCTGAGAATAAATCGGTTGCCGGTTTAATGGGTATCGATGGGCATCGAATTGCACGGTTGGTCTATGCCATCTATGTTGGCTTAACCTCAATGTCAGGTGTCTTTATAGGTTGTATTTTTTCGGTTTTTCCTGATATGGGATTACGCTATACAGCATTTGCCTTTTTTGTAGTTGTCGCAGGAGGCATGGGGTCCTTCTCCGGAGCAATCATTGCCGGCTTGCTTCTGGGATTGATTTCAAGTTTTGTTTCCGTCTATGTTGGCGGGGCTTATGTATTCTTGATCTTATTTTTTATCCTGTATTTAATTCTGGTATTTCTCCCGAAAGGCATTTTGGGAAAAGGTTGGTAGAAAGGAGGTATCTTCTTGATAAAATCACTATCGTTTAGTCCTAGGAAATTGATCCTTTCGATAGTTTCTCTTGTTGTTTTAGGTGTTTTGCCTTATCTTATTCCATCCTTTCAATTGCGGATCGCGACGGGTATTATGATGTGGATTGGTTTAGCTTTAAGTTGGAATATGCTTGGCGGGTATATGGGTTATATTAGTTTCGGTCATGGCGCTTCCTTTGGTCTGGGCGCTTACATTACCGGGTTACTGATGACCCAATTACAGTTGCCGTTTTTTATCGCCTTATTGATTGCGGGAATTTTGACCTACATTTTTGCAGTTTTGGTAGGATATCCGACACTACGTCTCAGCGGTTCTTATTTTGCCATAGGGACATGGGCCTTTGCAGAAATGATGCGTCAATTGGTTCTGGTCATTAACATATCAGGTGGTCCTGAAGGGATGCGTTTGCCGCCGATGCTTGATGATTATTTCTTTTACTTCGTTATGTTGGGTCTGGCCTTGCTGGTTTTCATAGTCGCCTATTTCTTTTTCGAAAATCACGATTTTGGCCTGAAAGTAAAGGCTGTACGTGAGGAAGAAACTGCTGCACGAACTTTAGGATTAAATACAACTTGGATTAAGAACCAGGTTTTTTCACTTAGCTCAATGTTTGCTGGGATAATAGGCGGGGCTTATGCTTATTGGATTACGTTTATTCATCCGGACAGTGTGTTGGGGCCACTGATTGCTGATCAAATGGTGATCATGGTTCTCCTGGGGGGAATCGGAACATTATTCGGGCCGGTTATTGGGGCGATTGTTCTTTATGTCGGGAATCAATATATGCTGGCTGCATGGGGCCAAAGTTCTGCGTATCTAATTATCCTTGGGGTGGCGATCTGTCTTGTAATCCTATTTCTGCCTGAAGGACTTTTGAGTTTGCCAAAAGTTTGGAAAGGTGTACACAGGCGTGTTTTCACGACCATACTTACCCCAACTCGCAAATCAAAAGTTTAAGGTATGTGCTATAGAAGGAGGCCCTATGGAATTGTTAAGAATTGAAAATCTTACCCATATGTTTGGTGGGTTGAAGGCCATTTCGGACCTGCATATCGCCGTTAACCGTAAAACTATTTATGGAGTGATTGGAGCGAATGGCGCAGGTAAAACAACCTTGTTTAATTTGATTACCGGAATATATAAACCAACAGCCGGTCGTATTGTTCTTGATAGAACGAGTCTGGTTGGCAAACCCTCATACGAGATTTCCAGACTCGGAGTAGCAAGGACATTTCAAAATTTACGTTTATTTAATGATCTGAACGTTATAGAGAATATCCATGTCGGTCAAATTTGTCATCGAGGGTTAAGAAAGAGTAAAGCTAAGGAAATGTCTGACAAAATAGAGGACTTGCTTAATCTCTTTGGACTTGAAATGCGGGCCAACGAAAAGGCAGGGAATTTACCTTATGGAATGCAAAGGAAGCTGGAGATAGCAAGAGCCTTAGCTACAGAACCGAAATTATTATTATTGGATGAACCTGCTGCAGGAATGAACCCCAAAGAGGTCCTTGGGTTAGTGAGTTTAATTCAAGAAGTAAAAAAGCAGTTCAGTGATATAACCATTGTGTTAATTGAGCACCAGATGAAACTGGTGGAGGGTCTCTGTGATTATGTAACGGTCATGAATTTTGGTCAAGCAATTGCTAACGGGACAGTACAAGAGGTGCAAAGTAACCCCAAAGTGATTAAAGCATATTTAGGCGAAGCGGAGGTGAGTTAATGCCAAAAATTATGGAAGTTGAAAATCTTGAAGTTGTATACGGGGTTATTAAAGCATTACAGGGGATTTCGTTCTATATCGAGGAAGGAGAAATCGTGACGATTATCGGAGCGAATGGAGCTGGAAAATCAAGTACTCTACGGGCAATTTCCGGCATGGTGCACCCGAGTTCCGGAAAGATAAGGTTCAAAAATAAGGACGTTACAAATTCTCCTTCTCACATGATCGCTCGCCAAGGATTATCACATGTTCCTGAAGGAAGGGGCATGCTGACAAAGTTAACTGTTGAAGAAAACTTAATTCTTGCTACATACAACCGAAAAGATCATGATCAAGTTAAAAAGGACATGGAAGATGTTTATAAACAATTTCCACGTTTAGCAGAGCGGAAAAAACAAGCAGCCGGCAGTCTTTCGGGTGGAGAACAACAGATGCTGGCAATTGGCCGGGCTTTAATGACTGGAGCCGATACATTATTGCTGGATGAACCGTCGATGGGGCTGGCTCCCTTGATTGTCACAGAGATTTTTGCCGTCATTAAGCGCATCAATCATAGTGGAAAGACGATTTTATTGGTTGAACAAAA
This Desulfosporosinus orientis DSM 765 DNA region includes the following protein-coding sequences:
- a CDS encoding sigma 54-interacting transcriptional regulator; protein product: MKFEAGFQEIYHGVVMVNTDGYILACNKAAKELLGIDGQIVGERAREVLPDSAMYDVLSTGIPVINNKVDIGGRVILSNHKPVYERTKLTGVVTSFQDITDLEAIAQELEATKKLNKELEAIFSSSYDEIYVTDGEGYTLRVNKAGERLYGMKAEELVGKHVSKLEKLGLFSPSITPLVLNSKKRTTLIQTTKSGQKIIVTANPVFDEKGQIIRVVTNSRDITELSNLRQRLEDTEKLMDNYRLEIAKLRKERIKTAEIINQSVTMQKIIELTEKVATVDSTVLIEGESGVGKGVVALKIHQMSKRCNFPFITINCGAIPENLMESELFGYEGGSFTGAKKEGKKGLFETAGGGTVFLDEISELPLNLQVKLLHVIQDRRLRRVGGSDYIDIDARIIAATNRNIPRQVKERKFREDLYYRLNVIPVVVPPVRQRKEDIPILIEHFLKAFFQKYEVHKMIVPETMDLLLNYNWPGNVREIENLVERLVVTVDGLEILPVHLPEYIVHTDGSSEKVFVMDICPLKNATEEMERQLLNKALLKFHNTYRMADALEINQSTVVRKMQRYGIIKE
- a CDS encoding amino acid ABC transporter substrate-binding protein; amino-acid sequence: MFKKFSIKHVLALVMTVGLIGTSAGCGSAPSGGTASSDARDYFKVGVITSLSGAEVEGGNLTKYGYDLWADTVNQKGGIKVGDKSYQVKLVYADDQSDPSAGANAAERMITSEKVDFILGPYTSGVTKAVAPILDKYKVPMITGSAESPSIWTQKFAYTFGTIPAADLTAISPLETLSKVPNPPKTIAILGVNDAFSKAVAEAFKASAEKNGMTVVKYDIVPAGTDFTPLISAWKQLNPDVVAVGGHETEHMQIIKGAKSLGLMPKAFVMHYGITNPDFTKNLGKDADYVFGAAPWTPSLQLQDNLFGTVQDYVKAYQAKYNAVPDYTAAGCSTTGESFMAALAEIGAKPPLSDQQREQLAKALEKTEVNTVFGTIKFATEGNWYHDNVGQKAMVVQMVNGEQVVVGPENMKVKDPIYPVPALNAR
- a CDS encoding branched-chain amino acid ABC transporter permease; translation: MELLMQTLVNGILIGGIFIAVAVGFSIAYGVMDIVDFAVGEWIMLGAFSAFWINHYTHYDPLMLIPAIALFFALIGYLFQPVIQKVVNIKHRSAALMGLAFTFGLSTLFRGSALTLWGFNNRNLVTVLSEKNMSIFGITVPAIRAGATLFSILMTVAFAFFLYRTKTGITIRAAAENKSVAGLMGIDGHRIARLVYAIYVGLTSMSGVFIGCIFSVFPDMGLRYTAFAFFVVVAGGMGSFSGAIIAGLLLGLISSFVSVYVGGAYVFLILFFILYLILVFLPKGILGKGW
- a CDS encoding branched-chain amino acid ABC transporter permease translates to MIKSLSFSPRKLILSIVSLVVLGVLPYLIPSFQLRIATGIMMWIGLALSWNMLGGYMGYISFGHGASFGLGAYITGLLMTQLQLPFFIALLIAGILTYIFAVLVGYPTLRLSGSYFAIGTWAFAEMMRQLVLVINISGGPEGMRLPPMLDDYFFYFVMLGLALLVFIVAYFFFENHDFGLKVKAVREEETAARTLGLNTTWIKNQVFSLSSMFAGIIGGAYAYWITFIHPDSVLGPLIADQMVIMVLLGGIGTLFGPVIGAIVLYVGNQYMLAAWGQSSAYLIILGVAICLVILFLPEGLLSLPKVWKGVHRRVFTTILTPTRKSKV
- a CDS encoding ABC transporter ATP-binding protein, whose product is MELLRIENLTHMFGGLKAISDLHIAVNRKTIYGVIGANGAGKTTLFNLITGIYKPTAGRIVLDRTSLVGKPSYEISRLGVARTFQNLRLFNDLNVIENIHVGQICHRGLRKSKAKEMSDKIEDLLNLFGLEMRANEKAGNLPYGMQRKLEIARALATEPKLLLLDEPAAGMNPKEVLGLVSLIQEVKKQFSDITIVLIEHQMKLVEGLCDYVTVMNFGQAIANGTVQEVQSNPKVIKAYLGEAEVS
- a CDS encoding ABC transporter ATP-binding protein, translating into MPKIMEVENLEVVYGVIKALQGISFYIEEGEIVTIIGANGAGKSSTLRAISGMVHPSSGKIRFKNKDVTNSPSHMIARQGLSHVPEGRGMLTKLTVEENLILATYNRKDHDQVKKDMEDVYKQFPRLAERKKQAAGSLSGGEQQMLAIGRALMTGADTLLLDEPSMGLAPLIVTEIFAVIKRINHSGKTILLVEQNAMTALSTAHRAYILENGVVLKSGKASDLISDPEVKAAYLGGH